The Castanea sativa cultivar Marrone di Chiusa Pesio chromosome 11, ASM4071231v1 genome contains a region encoding:
- the LOC142616316 gene encoding putative wall-associated receptor kinase-like 16, which translates to MLVFELISNGTLFDHLHGQCNEIPCRISWPDHVRIATKISYALCYIDYGNSIDGTIGYIYPVYLETLRVTEKCDVYGFGVELVEVLTGHHPIEMFPGHKNLVDCFVLSMEENCILQIVDDVVLSQGSNEDIQAFIELALRCIKKKGDERPTMREVTLELRRRQHLIWSK; encoded by the exons ATGTTGGTTTTTGAGCTCATCTCCAATGGCACCCTCTTTGATCATCTCCATGGTCAATGCAATGAGATTCCTTGCCGAATCTCATGGCCTGACCATGTAAGAATAGCCACTAAGATATCCTATGCTCTTTGTTACATAGACTATG GTAATTCCATTGATGGAACCATTGGATACATATACCCAGTATATCTAGAGACACTACGTGTCACAGAAAAGTGTGATGTTTATGGTTTTGGGGTTGAATTGGTGGAAGTCTTAACAGGTCATCATCCCATAGAAATGTTCCCAGGGCATAAAAATTTGGTAGATTGCTTTGTTTTGTCAATGGAAGAGAATTGCATATTGCAAattgttgatgatgtggtgCTAAGTCAAGGAAGCAATGAAGATATTCAAGCATTCATTGAGCTTGCATTGAGATGCATCAAGAAGAAGGGAGATGAGAGGCCGACCATGAGAGAAGTAACACTAGAGCTTAGGCGGAGACAACATCTCAtatggtcaaaataa